A section of the Chlorocebus sabaeus isolate Y175 chromosome 17, mChlSab1.0.hap1, whole genome shotgun sequence genome encodes:
- the KIFC1 gene encoding kinesin-like protein KIFC1 isoform X2, which produces MDPQRSPLLEVKGNIELKRPRIKAPSRLPLSGSRLKRRPDQMEDGLEPEKKRTRGLGATTKITTSHPRVPSLTTVPQTQGQTTAQKVSKKTGPRCSTAIATGLKNQKPVPAVPVQKPGTSAVPPMAGGKKPSKRPAWDLKGQLCDLNAELKRCRERTQTLDQENQQLQNQLRDAQQQAKALGTERRTLEGHLAKVQAQAEQGQQELKNLRACVLELEERLSTQEGLVQELQKKQVELQEERRGLTSQLEEKERRLQTSEAALSSSRAEVASLWQETAAQAALLAEREERLHGLEMERRRLHNQLQELKGNIRVFCRVRPVLPGEPTPPPGLLLFPSGPGGPSDPPTRLSLSRSDERRGTLSGAPAPPTRHDFSFDRVFPPGSGQDEVFEEIAMLVQSALDGYPVCIFAYGQTGSGKTFTMEGGPGGDPQLEGLIPRALRHLFSVAQELSGQGWTYSFVASYVEIYNETVRDLLATGTRKGQGGECEIRRAGPGSEELTVTNARYVPVSCEKEVEALLHLARQNRAVARTAQNERSSRSHSVFQLQISGEHSSRGLQCGASLSLVDLAGSERLDPGLALGPGERERLRETQAINSSLSTLGLVIMALSNKESHVPYRNSKLTYLLQNSLGGSAKM; this is translated from the exons ATGGATCCGCAG AGGTCCCCGCTGTTGGAAGTAAAGGGGAACATAGAACTGAAGAGACCTCGGATTAAGGCCCCTTCCCGGCTGCCTCTCTCAGGAAGCAGACTCAAGAGGAGGCCTGACCAGATGGAAGATGGCCTGGAGCCTGAGAAG AAACGGACAAGAGGCCTGGGTGCAACGACCAAAATTACCACATCCCACCCAAGAGTTCCATCCCTCACTACAGTGCCACAGACACAAGGCCAGACCACAG CTCAAAAAGTTTCCAAGAAGACAGGACCCCGGTGTTCCACAGCTATTGCCACAG GGTTGAAGAACCAGAAGCCAGTTCCTGCTGTTCCTGTCCAGAAGCCTGGCA CATCAGCTGTTCCTCCCATGGCAGGAGGGAAGAAACCCAGCAAACGTCCAGCCTGGGACTTAAAGGGTCAGTTATGTGACCTAAACGCAGAACTAAAACGCTGCCGTGAGAGGACTCAAACATTGGACCAAGAGAACCAGCAGCTTCAGAACCAGCTCAGAGATGCCCAACAGCAGGCCAAGGCCCTGGGGACAGAGCGCAGGACACTGGAGGGGCATTTAGCCAAGGTACAGGCCCAGGCTGAGCAGGGCCAACAGGAGCTGAAGAACTTGCGTGCTTGTGTCCTGGAGCTGGAAGAGCGGCTGAGCACGCAGGAGGGCTTGGTGCAAGAGCTTCAGAAAAAACAGGTGGAATtgcaggaagaaaggaggggaCTGACGTCCCAACTAGAGGAGAAGGAG AGGAGGCTGCAGACATCAGAAGCAGCCCTGTCAAGCAGCCGAGCAGAGGTGGCATCTCTGTGGCAGGAGACTGCGGCCCAGGCAGCCCTACTGGCTGAGCGGGAAGAACGTCTTCACGGGCTAGAAATGGAGCGCCGGCGACTGCACAACCAGCTGCAGGAACTCAAGGGCAACATCCGTGTATTCTGCCGGGTCCGCCCTGTCCTTCCGGGGGAGCCCACTCCACCCCCCGGCCTCCTCCTGTTTCCCTCTGGCCCTGGTGGGCCCTCTGATCCTCCAACCCGCCTTAGCCTCTCCCGGTCTGACGAGCGGCGTGGGACCCTGAGTGGGGCACCAGCCCCACCAACTCGCCACGATTTTTCCTTTGACCGGGTATTCCCACCAGGAAGTGGACAGGATGAAGTGTTTGAAGAGATTGCCATGCTTGTCCAGTCAGCCCTGGATGGCTATCCAGTATGCATCTTTGCCTATGGCCAGACAGGCAGTGGCAAGACCTTCACAATGGAGGGTGGGCCTGGGGGAGACCCCCAGTTGGAGGGGCTGATCCCTCGGGCCCTACGGCACCTcttctctgtggcccaggagCTGAGTGGTCAGGGCTGGACCTACAGCTTTGTAGCAAGCTACGTAGAGATCTACAATGAGACTGTCCGGGACCTGCTGGCCACTGGAACCCGGAAGGGTCAAGGGGGCGAGTGTGAGATTCGCCGTGCGGGGCCAGGGAGCGAGGAGCTCACTGTCACCAATGCTCGATATGTCCCTGTCTCCTGTGAGAAAGAA GTGGAGGCCCTGCTTCATCTGGCCCGCCAGAATCGGGCTGTGGCCCGCACAGCCCAGAATGAACGGTCATCACGCAGCCACAGTGTATTCCAGCTACAGATTTCTGGGGAGCACTCCAGCCGAGGCCTGCAGTGTGGGGCCTCCCTCAGTCTTGTGGACCTGGCCGGGAGTGAGCGACTTGACCCTGGCTTAGCCCTCGGCCCTGGGGAGCGGGAACGCCTTCGGGAAACACAGGCCATTAACAGCAGCCTGTCCACGCTGGGGCTGGTTATCATGGCCCTGAGCAACAAG GAGTCCCATGTGCCTTACCGGAACAGCAAACTGACGTACCTGCTGCAGAACTCTCTGGGTGGTAGTGCTAAGATGTGA
- the KIFC1 gene encoding kinesin-like protein KIFC1 isoform X1, whose amino-acid sequence MDPQRSPLLEVKGNIELKRPRIKAPSRLPLSGSRLKRRPDQMEDGLEPEKKRTRGLGATTKITTSHPRVPSLTTVPQTQGQTTAQKVSKKTGPRCSTAIATGLKNQKPVPAVPVQKPGTSAVPPMAGGKKPSKRPAWDLKGQLCDLNAELKRCRERTQTLDQENQQLQNQLRDAQQQAKALGTERRTLEGHLAKVQAQAEQGQQELKNLRACVLELEERLSTQEGLVQELQKKQVELQEERRGLTSQLEEKERRLQTSEAALSSSRAEVASLWQETAAQAALLAEREERLHGLEMERRRLHNQLQELKGNIRVFCRVRPVLPGEPTPPPGLLLFPSGPGGPSDPPTRLSLSRSDERRGTLSGAPAPPTRHDFSFDRVFPPGSGQDEVFEEIAMLVQSALDGYPVCIFAYGQTGSGKTFTMEGGPGGDPQLEGLIPRALRHLFSVAQELSGQGWTYSFVASYVEIYNETVRDLLATGTRKGQGGECEIRRAGPGSEELTVTNARYVPVSCEKEVEALLHLARQNRAVARTAQNERSSRSHSVFQLQISGEHSSRGLQCGASLSLVDLAGSERLDPGLALGPGERERLRETQAINSSLSTLGLVIMALSNKESHVPYRNSKLTYLLQNSLGGSAKMLMFVNISPLEENVSESLNSLRFASKVNQCVIGTAQANRK is encoded by the exons ATGGATCCGCAG AGGTCCCCGCTGTTGGAAGTAAAGGGGAACATAGAACTGAAGAGACCTCGGATTAAGGCCCCTTCCCGGCTGCCTCTCTCAGGAAGCAGACTCAAGAGGAGGCCTGACCAGATGGAAGATGGCCTGGAGCCTGAGAAG AAACGGACAAGAGGCCTGGGTGCAACGACCAAAATTACCACATCCCACCCAAGAGTTCCATCCCTCACTACAGTGCCACAGACACAAGGCCAGACCACAG CTCAAAAAGTTTCCAAGAAGACAGGACCCCGGTGTTCCACAGCTATTGCCACAG GGTTGAAGAACCAGAAGCCAGTTCCTGCTGTTCCTGTCCAGAAGCCTGGCA CATCAGCTGTTCCTCCCATGGCAGGAGGGAAGAAACCCAGCAAACGTCCAGCCTGGGACTTAAAGGGTCAGTTATGTGACCTAAACGCAGAACTAAAACGCTGCCGTGAGAGGACTCAAACATTGGACCAAGAGAACCAGCAGCTTCAGAACCAGCTCAGAGATGCCCAACAGCAGGCCAAGGCCCTGGGGACAGAGCGCAGGACACTGGAGGGGCATTTAGCCAAGGTACAGGCCCAGGCTGAGCAGGGCCAACAGGAGCTGAAGAACTTGCGTGCTTGTGTCCTGGAGCTGGAAGAGCGGCTGAGCACGCAGGAGGGCTTGGTGCAAGAGCTTCAGAAAAAACAGGTGGAATtgcaggaagaaaggaggggaCTGACGTCCCAACTAGAGGAGAAGGAG AGGAGGCTGCAGACATCAGAAGCAGCCCTGTCAAGCAGCCGAGCAGAGGTGGCATCTCTGTGGCAGGAGACTGCGGCCCAGGCAGCCCTACTGGCTGAGCGGGAAGAACGTCTTCACGGGCTAGAAATGGAGCGCCGGCGACTGCACAACCAGCTGCAGGAACTCAAGGGCAACATCCGTGTATTCTGCCGGGTCCGCCCTGTCCTTCCGGGGGAGCCCACTCCACCCCCCGGCCTCCTCCTGTTTCCCTCTGGCCCTGGTGGGCCCTCTGATCCTCCAACCCGCCTTAGCCTCTCCCGGTCTGACGAGCGGCGTGGGACCCTGAGTGGGGCACCAGCCCCACCAACTCGCCACGATTTTTCCTTTGACCGGGTATTCCCACCAGGAAGTGGACAGGATGAAGTGTTTGAAGAGATTGCCATGCTTGTCCAGTCAGCCCTGGATGGCTATCCAGTATGCATCTTTGCCTATGGCCAGACAGGCAGTGGCAAGACCTTCACAATGGAGGGTGGGCCTGGGGGAGACCCCCAGTTGGAGGGGCTGATCCCTCGGGCCCTACGGCACCTcttctctgtggcccaggagCTGAGTGGTCAGGGCTGGACCTACAGCTTTGTAGCAAGCTACGTAGAGATCTACAATGAGACTGTCCGGGACCTGCTGGCCACTGGAACCCGGAAGGGTCAAGGGGGCGAGTGTGAGATTCGCCGTGCGGGGCCAGGGAGCGAGGAGCTCACTGTCACCAATGCTCGATATGTCCCTGTCTCCTGTGAGAAAGAA GTGGAGGCCCTGCTTCATCTGGCCCGCCAGAATCGGGCTGTGGCCCGCACAGCCCAGAATGAACGGTCATCACGCAGCCACAGTGTATTCCAGCTACAGATTTCTGGGGAGCACTCCAGCCGAGGCCTGCAGTGTGGGGCCTCCCTCAGTCTTGTGGACCTGGCCGGGAGTGAGCGACTTGACCCTGGCTTAGCCCTCGGCCCTGGGGAGCGGGAACGCCTTCGGGAAACACAGGCCATTAACAGCAGCCTGTCCACGCTGGGGCTGGTTATCATGGCCCTGAGCAACAAG GAGTCCCATGTGCCTTACCGGAACAGCAAACTGACGTACCTGCTGCAGAACTCTCTGGGTGGTAGTGCTAAGAT GCTCATGTTTGTGAACATTTCTCCACTGGAAGAGAACGTCTCCGAGTCCCTCAACTCTTTACGCTTTGCCTCCAAG GTGAACCAGTGTGTTATTGGTACTGCCCAGGCCAACAGGAAGTGA
- the KIFC1 gene encoding kinesin-like protein KIFC1 isoform X3: protein MEDGLEPEKKRTRGLGATTKITTSHPRVPSLTTVPQTQGQTTAQKVSKKTGPRCSTAIATGLKNQKPVPAVPVQKPGTSAVPPMAGGKKPSKRPAWDLKGQLCDLNAELKRCRERTQTLDQENQQLQNQLRDAQQQAKALGTERRTLEGHLAKVQAQAEQGQQELKNLRACVLELEERLSTQEGLVQELQKKQVELQEERRGLTSQLEEKERRLQTSEAALSSSRAEVASLWQETAAQAALLAEREERLHGLEMERRRLHNQLQELKGNIRVFCRVRPVLPGEPTPPPGLLLFPSGPGGPSDPPTRLSLSRSDERRGTLSGAPAPPTRHDFSFDRVFPPGSGQDEVFEEIAMLVQSALDGYPVCIFAYGQTGSGKTFTMEGGPGGDPQLEGLIPRALRHLFSVAQELSGQGWTYSFVASYVEIYNETVRDLLATGTRKGQGGECEIRRAGPGSEELTVTNARYVPVSCEKEVEALLHLARQNRAVARTAQNERSSRSHSVFQLQISGEHSSRGLQCGASLSLVDLAGSERLDPGLALGPGERERLRETQAINSSLSTLGLVIMALSNKESHVPYRNSKLTYLLQNSLGGSAKMLMFVNISPLEENVSESLNSLRFASKVNQCVIGTAQANRK, encoded by the exons ATGGAAGATGGCCTGGAGCCTGAGAAG AAACGGACAAGAGGCCTGGGTGCAACGACCAAAATTACCACATCCCACCCAAGAGTTCCATCCCTCACTACAGTGCCACAGACACAAGGCCAGACCACAG CTCAAAAAGTTTCCAAGAAGACAGGACCCCGGTGTTCCACAGCTATTGCCACAG GGTTGAAGAACCAGAAGCCAGTTCCTGCTGTTCCTGTCCAGAAGCCTGGCA CATCAGCTGTTCCTCCCATGGCAGGAGGGAAGAAACCCAGCAAACGTCCAGCCTGGGACTTAAAGGGTCAGTTATGTGACCTAAACGCAGAACTAAAACGCTGCCGTGAGAGGACTCAAACATTGGACCAAGAGAACCAGCAGCTTCAGAACCAGCTCAGAGATGCCCAACAGCAGGCCAAGGCCCTGGGGACAGAGCGCAGGACACTGGAGGGGCATTTAGCCAAGGTACAGGCCCAGGCTGAGCAGGGCCAACAGGAGCTGAAGAACTTGCGTGCTTGTGTCCTGGAGCTGGAAGAGCGGCTGAGCACGCAGGAGGGCTTGGTGCAAGAGCTTCAGAAAAAACAGGTGGAATtgcaggaagaaaggaggggaCTGACGTCCCAACTAGAGGAGAAGGAG AGGAGGCTGCAGACATCAGAAGCAGCCCTGTCAAGCAGCCGAGCAGAGGTGGCATCTCTGTGGCAGGAGACTGCGGCCCAGGCAGCCCTACTGGCTGAGCGGGAAGAACGTCTTCACGGGCTAGAAATGGAGCGCCGGCGACTGCACAACCAGCTGCAGGAACTCAAGGGCAACATCCGTGTATTCTGCCGGGTCCGCCCTGTCCTTCCGGGGGAGCCCACTCCACCCCCCGGCCTCCTCCTGTTTCCCTCTGGCCCTGGTGGGCCCTCTGATCCTCCAACCCGCCTTAGCCTCTCCCGGTCTGACGAGCGGCGTGGGACCCTGAGTGGGGCACCAGCCCCACCAACTCGCCACGATTTTTCCTTTGACCGGGTATTCCCACCAGGAAGTGGACAGGATGAAGTGTTTGAAGAGATTGCCATGCTTGTCCAGTCAGCCCTGGATGGCTATCCAGTATGCATCTTTGCCTATGGCCAGACAGGCAGTGGCAAGACCTTCACAATGGAGGGTGGGCCTGGGGGAGACCCCCAGTTGGAGGGGCTGATCCCTCGGGCCCTACGGCACCTcttctctgtggcccaggagCTGAGTGGTCAGGGCTGGACCTACAGCTTTGTAGCAAGCTACGTAGAGATCTACAATGAGACTGTCCGGGACCTGCTGGCCACTGGAACCCGGAAGGGTCAAGGGGGCGAGTGTGAGATTCGCCGTGCGGGGCCAGGGAGCGAGGAGCTCACTGTCACCAATGCTCGATATGTCCCTGTCTCCTGTGAGAAAGAA GTGGAGGCCCTGCTTCATCTGGCCCGCCAGAATCGGGCTGTGGCCCGCACAGCCCAGAATGAACGGTCATCACGCAGCCACAGTGTATTCCAGCTACAGATTTCTGGGGAGCACTCCAGCCGAGGCCTGCAGTGTGGGGCCTCCCTCAGTCTTGTGGACCTGGCCGGGAGTGAGCGACTTGACCCTGGCTTAGCCCTCGGCCCTGGGGAGCGGGAACGCCTTCGGGAAACACAGGCCATTAACAGCAGCCTGTCCACGCTGGGGCTGGTTATCATGGCCCTGAGCAACAAG GAGTCCCATGTGCCTTACCGGAACAGCAAACTGACGTACCTGCTGCAGAACTCTCTGGGTGGTAGTGCTAAGAT GCTCATGTTTGTGAACATTTCTCCACTGGAAGAGAACGTCTCCGAGTCCCTCAACTCTTTACGCTTTGCCTCCAAG GTGAACCAGTGTGTTATTGGTACTGCCCAGGCCAACAGGAAGTGA